One window of the Chryseobacterium sp. CY350 genome contains the following:
- a CDS encoding T9SS type A sorting domain-containing protein gives MFFILLICANYQAQSGFEFERSWGTYFGANGGQISGINTTRGILFDSQKNLNIRGTLWNQQNTPASYYNQFLIGGGSPYIIQQGLSSFQATFSQAGSLSYYGYINPVNFANLEKIDQSDNRYYIIRGSALSVQPTPGAYFTTDPNPSSANKVMLAKYSPSGVLLWATYLPNAFGNVNIELDPAGNAYVYGETRMVQNISTAGVLQENFDLIYDSHGDLIPSGYILKFSPGGQRLWGTYMPSGASYSMQYFDDALYIITGKNTNATLNTMATVGAYQSSVADASLTKINTLNGTREWGTYYGPPSGSSMVLMYDLAVNETGLYVTGTDYNFDGSSFFGTPTSYKQTVTGGSDLFLSKFTLSGNRVWSTYFGSSGEDMNEFDKVIAVAGNDVFITGLSYGATNNIATPNSYQSAPEFNSAGSNNFYFAKFDSSGSLSWASYYGGTNNSAGITIPINVGVDDGNLYLYGSTNSNTGYAAEGAWMPVRNPNNTNQLTGFMAKFINKNLLGVSDNTKNSDLVLYDNPNNGEFSIKGKILTVKKCEMQLYDVAGRQILVKKMSTDETQKFDLKSVLQKGNYVIKISEGKSIIKTFKMTVK, from the coding sequence ATGTTTTTTATTCTTCTTATCTGCGCCAATTACCAGGCGCAAAGTGGTTTTGAATTTGAGAGGAGTTGGGGGACTTATTTTGGAGCGAATGGTGGACAAATTTCCGGAATAAATACGACAAGAGGTATTCTTTTCGACTCTCAAAAAAATTTAAATATCAGAGGGACGTTATGGAATCAGCAAAATACTCCTGCAAGCTATTACAATCAGTTTTTAATAGGCGGAGGAAGTCCTTATATTATTCAGCAAGGCCTTAGTTCATTTCAGGCAACTTTTTCACAAGCAGGCAGTCTTTCATATTACGGTTACATTAATCCTGTAAACTTTGCCAATCTTGAAAAAATAGATCAGTCAGACAATCGATATTATATCATTCGTGGTTCAGCATTATCAGTTCAGCCGACACCGGGAGCTTATTTTACAACTGATCCTAATCCTTCTTCTGCAAATAAAGTGATGCTTGCAAAGTATTCACCTTCCGGTGTACTTTTATGGGCGACTTATCTTCCGAATGCCTTTGGAAATGTCAACATAGAACTTGATCCGGCGGGCAATGCATACGTTTATGGTGAAACACGAATGGTTCAGAATATTTCTACTGCAGGCGTTCTTCAGGAAAATTTTGATTTAATTTATGATTCACACGGAGATCTGATTCCCAGTGGATATATATTAAAGTTTTCTCCCGGCGGACAAAGGCTTTGGGGTACTTATATGCCATCGGGAGCGAGTTACTCTATGCAGTATTTTGATGATGCCTTGTATATAATTACCGGAAAAAACACTAACGCTACACTGAATACCATGGCAACAGTTGGTGCATATCAATCATCCGTTGCGGATGCTTCTTTAACTAAGATCAACACTCTGAACGGGACAAGAGAATGGGGAACCTATTATGGGCCGCCCAGTGGTTCAAGTATGGTACTGATGTACGATTTAGCTGTTAACGAAACCGGTCTTTACGTGACGGGTACTGATTATAATTTTGATGGTTCAAGTTTTTTCGGAACTCCTACAAGCTATAAACAAACTGTTACGGGCGGATCAGATTTATTTCTTTCAAAATTTACTTTATCAGGAAATAGAGTATGGAGTACATATTTTGGTTCTTCCGGCGAAGATATGAATGAGTTTGACAAAGTAATTGCTGTAGCGGGAAATGATGTATTTATAACCGGATTATCCTATGGAGCGACCAATAATATTGCAACTCCGAATTCTTATCAATCTGCTCCGGAATTTAACAGTGCTGGTTCGAATAATTTTTATTTTGCTAAATTCGACTCTTCCGGAAGCCTGTCTTGGGCATCATATTACGGCGGTACAAATAATTCAGCAGGAATAACAATTCCTATTAATGTAGGAGTAGATGATGGTAATCTTTATCTGTACGGAAGCACCAATTCAAATACCGGTTATGCAGCTGAAGGCGCATGGATGCCGGTTCGAAATCCTAACAATACAAACCAACTCACTGGTTTTATGGCAAAATTCATCAATAAAAATCTGCTGGGTGTTTCTGATAATACCAAGAATAGTGATCTGGTGCTGTACGACAATCCAAATAACGGAGAATTTTCTATCAAAGGAAAAATTCTTACTGTTAAAAAGTGTGAAATGCAGCTGTATGATGTTGCCGGACGACAGATTTTGGTGAAAAAAATGAGTACTGATGAGACGCAGAAATTTGATCTAAAGTCGGTTTTGCAGAAGGGCAATTATGTCATTAAAATATCTGAAGGCAAGAGCATTATAAAAACTTTTAAAATGACCGTTAAATAA
- a CDS encoding Crp/Fnr family transcriptional regulator — MDNFVSFIKNLIEIDETELNIVLSRCRKKNVSKGNLVLQKGQIAQQYFFIISGGLRFFYDGLNDESTTWVVFKNEFLTEISSLNPQKPTRFNIIAIEDTELVVIDKKDMDFLYGHIPVWHEFGRKIWEETTVRMIDQILNFQTLTAEERYLQFVNTPEVLQKIPVKQLASVLGITPNALSRIRKNIK; from the coding sequence ATGGATAATTTTGTGTCATTTATTAAAAATTTAATTGAAATCGACGAAACCGAACTCAATATTGTTCTATCAAGATGTAGAAAAAAGAATGTTTCTAAGGGAAATTTAGTTTTACAGAAAGGTCAGATCGCACAGCAATATTTTTTTATCATTTCAGGAGGCCTCCGTTTCTTTTATGACGGGCTGAATGACGAAAGCACAACGTGGGTTGTTTTTAAAAATGAGTTTCTCACTGAAATTTCAAGTCTTAATCCGCAGAAGCCGACTAGATTTAATATTATCGCAATCGAAGATACAGAACTCGTGGTCATTGATAAAAAAGATATGGATTTTTTGTATGGTCACATTCCTGTATGGCATGAGTTCGGAAGAAAGATTTGGGAAGAAACTACTGTTCGAATGATTGATCAGATTTTGAATTTTCAGACGCTTACTGCAGAAGAGCGATACCTGCAATTCGTCAATACACCGGAGGTTCTTCAAAAAATTCCTGTTAAACAATTAGCAAGCGTTTTAGGAATCACACCCAATGCTCTAAGCAGAATAAGAAAAAATATAAAATAA
- a CDS encoding helix-turn-helix domain-containing protein, whose amino-acid sequence MPPRQWLQEKRLNEARHLIENKHKKPSSIYLDLGFESLSHFSHSFKKKFGKTPTSDL is encoded by the coding sequence ATGCCGCCAAGACAGTGGTTACAGGAAAAAAGACTTAATGAAGCCCGCCATCTGATAGAGAATAAACACAAAAAGCCATCTTCAATATATCTGGATTTGGGATTTGAAAGCCTCTCCCATTTCTCACACTCCTTTAAAAAGAAATTTGGAAAAACACCTACTTCTGATCTTTAA
- a CDS encoding alpha/beta fold hydrolase, with protein sequence MNVNVDAEKYSDEELIKVLPGFQNKYTIVNGIKLHYVEGGKGKPLFCLPGWPQTWYSLQSVALQLAEEFRVIIIDLRGMGTSEKPDSGYDKKTMATDIHQLVLQLGFEKVNLIGHDIGGMVAMSFAFNFPEATEKLIVLDGSHPSEGIHQMPLIPFPGTFNEKMDSEMPYAWWMGFNQVKGLPEQLLEGRFHLLQDWLFSYVMIDESKMTKLEREVYAYAYSDKESIRASNAWYQTFNDDIEDSKHYKKLEMPVLGIGSYISYNYMNYGLPLVANNLQVVEIKNSGHYLFEEKPEEVLNLVLNFLKSKKD encoded by the coding sequence ATGAATGTAAATGTTGACGCAGAAAAATATTCTGACGAAGAATTAATCAAGGTGCTTCCGGGCTTTCAAAATAAATATACCATTGTAAACGGTATAAAACTGCATTATGTGGAAGGCGGAAAAGGAAAACCTCTGTTTTGTTTGCCGGGTTGGCCACAAACATGGTATTCACTGCAATCTGTAGCATTACAACTTGCTGAAGAATTTCGCGTTATCATTATTGATCTTCGTGGGATGGGAACTTCAGAAAAACCTGATTCTGGTTACGACAAAAAAACAATGGCGACAGATATTCATCAGCTTGTTTTACAGTTAGGTTTTGAGAAAGTAAATTTGATAGGTCATGATATTGGCGGGATGGTTGCGATGAGTTTTGCCTTTAATTTTCCTGAAGCTACTGAAAAGCTGATTGTTCTTGACGGCTCACATCCCAGTGAAGGAATACACCAGATGCCGTTGATTCCTTTTCCGGGAACATTCAATGAAAAGATGGATTCTGAAATGCCTTATGCATGGTGGATGGGATTTAATCAGGTAAAAGGTCTGCCGGAACAATTATTGGAAGGCAGGTTTCATCTTTTGCAAGATTGGCTCTTCAGTTATGTTATGATAGACGAAAGCAAAATGACCAAGCTTGAAAGAGAAGTTTACGCGTATGCTTACAGTGATAAAGAAAGCATCAGAGCTTCTAATGCATGGTATCAAACTTTTAATGACGATATTGAAGATTCAAAACATTATAAAAAATTGGAAATGCCAGTTTTGGGAATTGGCAGCTACATCAGCTACAATTATATGAACTACGGGTTGCCGTTGGTTGCGAATAATCTTCAGGTTGTCGAAATTAAGAACAGCGGACATTATTTATTCGAAGAAAAACCAGAGGAAGTATTGAATCTGGTTCTTAATTTTTTAAAATCAAAAAAAGATTAA
- a CDS encoding NAD(P)H-dependent oxidoreductase has protein sequence MELIKNLKWRYAAKKYSDQLVSEDKIDQIIEAVNLTASSCGIQPYRLYVITNPEARQKLGEGSFNEQIYTSSHLLVFAGFNKITNEYIKAYVDMMEQQRNLETGALKMLQDTLIGYFSPQTTEQNVIWSDKQAYIGLGTALIAAAELKVDATPMEGFDPKLFDDILDLPEKGLHASVIMSLGYRDADNDYLASAQKVRLPIDEFSIKIK, from the coding sequence ATGGAATTGATAAAAAATTTAAAATGGCGTTATGCTGCCAAGAAATACTCAGATCAGTTGGTGAGCGAAGATAAAATCGATCAGATTATCGAAGCCGTAAATCTTACCGCTTCTTCGTGCGGCATTCAACCTTATCGGCTCTACGTCATCACCAATCCAGAGGCGAGGCAGAAATTAGGAGAAGGTTCATTCAATGAACAGATTTACACTTCTTCCCATTTGTTGGTTTTTGCAGGATTCAATAAAATTACGAATGAGTACATCAAAGCTTATGTAGATATGATGGAACAACAGCGAAATTTAGAAACAGGAGCTTTGAAAATGTTGCAGGATACTTTGATTGGATATTTCTCACCTCAGACAACAGAGCAAAATGTTATTTGGTCTGATAAACAAGCCTACATCGGTTTGGGAACCGCTTTGATTGCGGCCGCAGAATTAAAAGTTGATGCAACACCGATGGAAGGTTTTGATCCAAAATTGTTTGATGACATTCTGGATTTGCCGGAAAAAGGTCTTCACGCGTCGGTGATTATGTCATTGGGTTATCGAGATGCTGACAATGATTATCTTGCATCAGCACAAAAAGTCAGACTGCCGATTGATGAATTTTCTATCAAAATTAAATAA
- a CDS encoding NmrA family NAD(P)-binding protein, whose protein sequence is MKKTILVAGATGNLGLRICRELLLRGAKVKAIVRKSTDSDKVALLEEMGVVIKMIDFDDEKALTKECLNVDCVVSALAGLGNVIIDLQKKILNAAIEAGVPRFIPSDFCTDYNQLPEGENRNFDLRRTFKKYIDQTAIQVSSIFNGCFADILMYNTPILNLKDKSIGYWGDKADWKLDFTTMDNTAAFTAQVALDETAPRNLQIASFQISPNMIFNNVKKITGESFKLHNITTLENFAASIRKQRDENPASENELYAKFQQAQYMYSMFTTQHSTLSNKRYEDISWTDSIDYLKTFLK, encoded by the coding sequence ATGAAAAAAACAATTTTGGTTGCCGGCGCAACAGGTAATCTGGGACTGAGAATCTGCAGAGAATTGCTATTGCGTGGAGCAAAAGTAAAAGCAATTGTAAGAAAATCGACCGATAGTGATAAGGTAGCACTTCTTGAGGAAATGGGAGTTGTAATTAAAATGATAGACTTTGATGATGAAAAAGCATTAACGAAAGAATGCTTAAATGTTGACTGCGTGGTTTCTGCTTTGGCGGGGCTGGGCAATGTTATTATTGATCTTCAAAAAAAAATCTTAAACGCTGCGATAGAAGCTGGTGTTCCCAGATTTATTCCGTCTGATTTTTGTACAGATTATAATCAACTTCCGGAGGGTGAAAATAGAAATTTTGACCTGAGACGAACTTTCAAAAAGTATATCGACCAAACTGCAATTCAAGTTTCTTCTATTTTTAATGGATGTTTTGCGGATATTTTGATGTACAATACTCCGATTTTAAATTTAAAAGACAAGAGTATCGGGTATTGGGGAGACAAGGCAGACTGGAAATTAGATTTTACGACGATGGATAATACGGCTGCTTTTACAGCTCAGGTAGCTTTAGATGAGACAGCACCGAGAAATCTGCAGATTGCAAGTTTCCAAATCAGTCCTAATATGATTTTTAACAATGTGAAAAAAATTACGGGTGAGTCATTTAAACTACACAATATAACAACTTTAGAAAATTTTGCCGCATCGATCAGGAAACAAAGAGACGAAAATCCGGCAAGTGAAAATGAATTGTACGCGAAATTTCAGCAAGCACAATACATGTACTCCATGTTTACAACGCAACACTCAACATTAAGTAACAAACGGTATGAAGACATCTCATGGACTGACAGTATCGACTATCTGAAAACTTTTTTAAAGTAA
- a CDS encoding aldo/keto reductase: protein MSTIKKIQLGQNGPLVSKLGLGCMRMSSIWGGSAPDEKESIATINEALDHGINFLNTGDFYGAGHNEMLIGKAIKGRRDDAFISVKFGAIFHNGQWLGMDLRPIAIKNFINYSLTRLGIETIDLYQPSRMDGSVPVEDIVGTVADLITEGKVRHLGVSEINADQLRKANSIYPVSALEIGYSLADRQIEQELLPTAKELGINVIAFANTAEGLLSGDLKAPLAENDYRNHFSRFQGNNLVRNLEKVEVLKQLAKNKGCSPTQLAIAWVKAQGDDIMPLVSMSRRSRLPENIAAMNIEFTPQEMKILNTTFATGAIQGGTYLQR, encoded by the coding sequence ATGTCAACAATTAAAAAAATTCAGTTAGGACAAAACGGACCTTTGGTATCTAAGCTTGGTCTAGGATGTATGCGTATGTCATCTATCTGGGGAGGTTCTGCACCGGATGAAAAAGAAAGTATCGCAACAATTAATGAAGCTTTGGATCATGGTATAAATTTCCTGAACACCGGAGACTTTTATGGTGCCGGTCATAACGAGATGCTCATCGGAAAAGCCATCAAAGGTAGAAGAGATGATGCTTTTATCAGTGTAAAATTTGGTGCTATATTTCATAACGGACAATGGCTGGGAATGGATCTGCGTCCGATTGCTATTAAAAATTTCATCAACTATTCCCTTACCCGCTTGGGAATTGAAACAATTGATCTTTATCAGCCAAGTCGTATGGATGGCAGCGTTCCTGTAGAAGATATTGTCGGAACCGTTGCTGATCTTATTACAGAAGGCAAAGTGCGTCATTTGGGAGTATCTGAAATTAACGCCGATCAGCTTCGCAAAGCCAATAGTATCTATCCTGTTAGTGCATTAGAGATAGGATATTCTCTGGCAGACCGTCAAATAGAACAAGAATTACTTCCGACCGCAAAAGAATTAGGAATAAACGTCATCGCTTTTGCAAATACAGCAGAAGGATTATTGTCGGGCGATTTGAAAGCACCGCTGGCAGAAAACGATTACCGAAATCATTTTTCACGTTTTCAAGGCAACAACTTGGTGAGAAATTTAGAGAAAGTTGAAGTTTTGAAACAGTTGGCTAAGAACAAAGGCTGCTCTCCAACTCAGCTTGCCATCGCATGGGTAAAGGCGCAGGGAGATGATATAATGCCATTGGTAAGTATGAGCCGCAGATCTCGGTTACCCGAAAATATAGCAGCAATGAATATTGAATTTACTCCTCAAGAAATGAAAATATTAAATACTACATTTGCAACAGGTGCAATACAAGGCGGCACTTATCTACAACGGTAA